In a single window of the Elaeis guineensis isolate ETL-2024a chromosome 4, EG11, whole genome shotgun sequence genome:
- the LOC105043457 gene encoding LOW QUALITY PROTEIN: probable N(6)-adenosine-methyltransferase MT-A70-like (The sequence of the model RefSeq protein was modified relative to this genomic sequence to represent the inferred CDS: inserted 2 bases in 1 codon): protein MDSQTDGGGGGDDVTALKEMRRQLEDSIEARRQAQQDLIVSLQTLVPDLVSSLDISLRIISAFNHRPFYPTPNPNPNPNPNTPSDPPRPLNPRRRPPLPDSSPLPPRTRPRPYPGXPAATTPLPTPTVGDRLSVVRAMVAVCLLELNPFTEIDSAALLRRLEGDQSSATPAEKAALVELGGELGPISAVETALRRIAEESGGLQLEEFTVNGKSMLMIRAIDRNKLLKEHPESSFQNQQLPVAEPSSGNGKNKGQGPGMGGVDGGAALMPRPPLEMWMGPPDSHLSGMSPMFPRPGAPPTMVGPRGGPRVMSLMGIPRMMGTPPPHRPVMGPGAAMGSTSLAPPNQRTEEDELKDLEALLNKKTFKEMQKSKTGEELLDLIHRPTAKETAVAAKFKTKGGSQLKEYCTHLTKEDCRRQTGSFIACEKVHFRRIIAPHTDTNLGDCSFLDTCRHTKTCKYVHYELDQTPDIPSMMMGATNLPPPKPIKSQRAEYCSEVELGEPQWINCDIRTFRMDILGQFGVIMADPPWDIHMELPYGTMSDDEMRNLNVPALQTDGLIFLWVTGRAMELGRECLELWGYKRVEELIWVKTNQLQRIIRTGRTGHWLNHSKEHCLVGIKGNPEVNRNIDTDVIVAEVRETSRKPDEMYPMLERISPRTRKLELFARMHNTHAGWLSLGNQLNGVRLVDDGLRARFKAAYPDVEVQPPSPPRTSAMDVDSNIPQTRSLFVGTDSKQSSSQFMEPTPPVGYSEGKPMGTDFEASS from the exons ATGGACTCCCAGACCGACGGCGGCGGCGGAGGGGACGACGTCACCGCACTGAAGGAGATGCGCCGCCAACTGGAAGACTCCATCGAGGCCCGCCGGCAAGCCCAGCAGGACCTCATCGTCTCCCTACAGaccctcgtccccgacctcgtctCCTCCCTCGACATCTCCCTCCGCATCATTTCCGCCTTCAACCACCGCCCCTTCTACCCCACccccaaccctaaccctaaccctaacccaaacACTCCTTCCGATCCCCCCCGCCCCCTCAACCCTCGCCGCCGTCCCCCGCTCCCGGACTCCAGTCCCCTCCCACCCCGTACCCGTCCCAGGCCCTATCCTGG CCCCGCCGCGACCACTCCCCTCCCGACGCCGACGGTGGGCGACCGCCTCTCGGTCGTCCGCGCCATGGTCGCCGTCTGCCTCCTCGAGCTCAACCCGTTCACCGAGATCGACTCCGCCGCCCTGCTCCGCCGGCTCGAGGGCGACCAGTCCTCCGCCACTCCCGCCGAGAAGGCCGCCCTGGTCGAGCTCGGCGGGGAGCTCGGACCGATCTCCGCTGTCGAGACAGCGCTCCGGCGGATCGCCGAGGAGAGCGGCGGGTTGCAACTGGAGGAGTTCACGGTGAACGGGAAGTCTATGTTGATGATTCGGGCTATTGATCGGAACAAGCTCCTCAAGGAGCACCCTGAGAGCTCCTTCCAGAATCAGCAGTTGCCGGTGGCGGAACCCAGTTCCGGCAACGGGAAGAATAAGGGTCAGGGGCCGGGAATGGGCGGAGTCGATGGCGGCGCTGCGCTGATGCCGAGGCCACCGCTGGAGATGTGGATGGGGCCTCCTGACTCTCATTTATCGGGCATGTCTCCTATGTTTCCACGGCCTGGCGCTCCGCCGACCATGGTCGGCCCAAGAGGCGGGCCGAGGGTTATGAGCTTGATGGGGATTCCGAGGATGATGGGCACGCCTCCTCCCCACAGGCCTGTCATGGGTCCTGGCGCTGCTATGGGTAGCACAAGTCTGGCGCCTCCGAACCAAAGGACTGAGGAGGATGAGCTGAAGGACCTTGAAGCATTGCTGAACAAGAAGACGTTCAAGGAAATGCAAAAATCAAAGACTGGAGAGGAACTTTTGGATCTTATTCACCGCCCGACTGCAAAAGAAACCGCCGTTGCTGCAAAG TTCAAGACCAAGGGTGGCTCTCAACTCAAAGAATATTGTACACATCTAACTAAAGAAGATTGCCGACGCCAAACTGGTTCATTCATTGCATGTGAGAAG GTGCATTTTCGGCGCATTATTGCTCCACACACTGATACAAATTTAGGTGACTGCTCTTTTCTTGATACATGCCGTCACACAAAG ACCTGCAAATATGTTCATTATGAACTTGACCAAACACCAGACATACCTTCAATGATGATGGGTGCTACTAATCTTCCACCTCCAAAACCAATCAAGTCCCAAAGGGCCGAATATTGTTCAGAAGTGGAGCTTGGAGAACCTCAATGGATAAACTGTGACATCCGTACCTTCAGAATGGACATTTTAGGGCAGTTTGGAGTTATCATGGCAGACCCACCTTGGGACATTCATATGGAATTGCCATATGGTACAATGTCAGATGATGAGATGAGAAATCTTAATGTACCTGCATTGCAGACTGATGGTCTGATTTTTCTATGGGTCACTGGGCGTGCAATGGAACTTGGGCGTGAATG TTTGGAGCTTTGGGGATACAAGCGTGTTGAGGAGCTCATATGGGTGAAGACCAATCAACTCCAACGAATTATTCGAACTGGACGTACAGGCCATTGGCTCAATCATAGTAAAGAACATTGTCTTGTTGGAATAAAGGGAAACCCAGAGGTGAATAGGAACATCGATACAGATGTTATTGTAGCTGAAGTTCGTGAAACCAGCCGAAAACCTGATGAG ATGTACCCAATGCTAGAGAGGATAAGCCCCAGGACAAGGAAGTTGGAATTGTTTGCTCGAATGCACAATACACATGCTGG GTGGTTATCACTGGGTAATCAATTGAATGGAGTCAGGTTAGTTGATGATGGTCTGAGAGCAAGGTTCAAGGCTGCTTATCCAGATGTGGAGGTACAGCCACCATCTCCTCCCAGAACTTCTGCTATGGATGTAGATTCAAACATCCCACAAACGAGGAGCCTTTTTGTTGGGACAGACTCAAAACAATCATCGAGCCAATTCATGGAACCAACACCACCTGTGGGCTATTCTGAAGGAAAGCCTAtgggcacagattttgaagcatCTTCTTAA
- the LOC105043460 gene encoding early nodulin-like protein 8, giving the protein MVVPSSIANCRRLSWAFQFLAAMLISGCWCYQYKVGDLDSWGVPPSSNPHVYALWPQKYHFRLGDSLLFLYPPSQDSVIQVTERAYNSCSLTDPIKKMNDGNSAFNLTVPGNYYFTSGVPGHCQKLQKLAIAVPAANGTFFPPAADAPPPGASSALPASSPSYPIVFGPSPPQGSGAVSLGASVAVWSIVGLVLLSLL; this is encoded by the exons aTGGTCGTCCCATCTAGCATTGCCAACTGCCGCCGGCTCTCGTGGGCATTCCAATTCCTAGCAGCAATGCTAATAAGTGGGTGCTGGTGCTACCAGTACAAAGTGGGGGATCTGGACTCCTGGGGAGTGCCCCCATCCTCCAACCCCCACGTCTACGCCCTCTGGCCTCAGAAGTACCACTTCCGTCTCGGCGACTCCCTCT TGTTTCTCTACCCGCCGAGCCAGGATTCGGTGATCCAGGTGACGGAGCGGGCGTACAACAGCTGCAGCCTCACGGATCCGATAAAGAAAATGAACGATGGCAACTCGGCGTTTAATCTCACGGTACCCGGCAATTACTATTTCACTAGTGGCGTCCCAGGGCACTGCCAGAAGCTTCAGAAGCTGGCGATCGCCGTCCCTGCAGCTAATGGCACCTTCTTCCCGCCGGCGGCCGATGCGCCGCCGCCGGGCGCGTCGTCGGCGCTGCCGGCATCTTCGCCTTCGTATCCCATCGTCTTCGGACCCTCGCCGCCGCAGGGATCGGGAGCGGTGTCGCTCGGGGCCTCCGTGGCTGTTTGGTCGATTGTCGGTTTGGTTCTTCTGAGTCTCCTGTGA